A region from the Bacteroidota bacterium genome encodes:
- a CDS encoding DUF5017 domain-containing protein, producing the protein MKKHILFSIITFSFTLAFVNCSRMEIEAPDGFSAVPTDSVFTVGDTVKFNLTGSPDQVEFFSGEPGMNYANINRTSDGSGYAKLVFQTSLQQGVLTNGDSLQLLISTNLNGYDKNSVANATWTDITNRNTKWPSKVSTSFTTSDSVNLSDFINADSVNIAFRYKGKKSASAQQKWKIQGFSLVHNLPDGTKTGLFAGPQISSGYATSAFAYTGWVQVSFKNDTTTGYNVWNVGTAGFSSASSVKTANGVSITNVYPLVFDPGTSTNDEENDDWVITSKVSLKQVKPDMGNNIKNQMGVTLTSFNALPTFYYKAPGTYTATFVAINRDVDKSCQTIRQVQVKILPKSK; encoded by the coding sequence ATGAAAAAACATATTTTATTTTCAATTATTACCTTTTCCTTTACCCTGGCCTTCGTAAATTGTTCAAGGATGGAAATAGAAGCACCTGATGGTTTTAGTGCGGTTCCGACAGATTCTGTATTTACCGTAGGGGATACCGTTAAATTTAATTTGACCGGAAGCCCGGATCAGGTTGAGTTCTTTTCAGGAGAACCGGGAATGAATTATGCAAACATTAACCGCACCAGCGATGGTTCTGGTTACGCTAAATTGGTTTTCCAAACATCCCTGCAACAAGGGGTATTGACTAACGGTGATTCATTGCAGTTGTTGATTTCTACTAATCTTAACGGTTACGATAAGAATAGCGTTGCCAATGCCACTTGGACGGACATTACCAATCGTAATACAAAATGGCCTTCCAAAGTATCCACCTCTTTCACAACCTCTGATTCTGTAAATCTTTCTGATTTTATTAATGCAGATTCTGTTAATATTGCTTTCCGTTATAAAGGTAAAAAGAGTGCATCGGCCCAGCAAAAATGGAAGATTCAGGGATTCTCCCTTGTCCACAATTTACCGGATGGGACTAAAACCGGATTATTTGCAGGCCCCCAAATTTCTTCCGGTTATGCTACTTCCGCTTTTGCATATACAGGTTGGGTACAGGTCAGTTTTAAAAATGATACTACAACGGGATATAATGTCTGGAATGTTGGAACAGCCGGATTTTCATCTGCTTCAAGTGTCAAAACGGCAAATGGCGTAAGTATAACTAATGTATATCCTCTTGTGTTTGATCCTGGGACCTCTACTAATGATGAGGAGAATGACGACTGGGTAATTACTTCTAAAGTAAGCCTGAAACAAGTAAAACCTGATATGGGAAATAATATTAAAAATCAAATGGGAGTTACGTTAACAAGTTTCAATGCCCTTCCCACTTTTTATTATAAAGCCCCTGGAACATATACGGCAACATTTGTGGCTATAAACCGTGATGTTGATAAATCTTGTCAGACTATAAGACAAGTTCAGGTAAAGATTCTTCCTAAATCTAAATAA